In one window of Nitrospiria bacterium DNA:
- the rnr gene encoding ribonuclease R: protein MPIFPSRQEILKRIEKQTAHPMLLRELMRSLGIPKKHRSAFLARLQEIIRDGELVEIKDNRYGLPGKMNLVTGRLQCHPDGFGFVLSEKTGEPDLFIGRRNMLEAMHGDRVVARIEATKADGRREGRIIRVLERGMTQIVGRFESGREFGFIVPTEKRIGRDVYVSPDSAAGAKDGDLVVAEIVSYPTQNRNPEGKIVQVLGQAGDPKIDTEMVIAEFGLPKVFPKKVLLDTEAVPETVAADGIRTRRDLRNLNTVTIDGERARDFDDAVSVQRLPHGRIRLWVHIADVGHYVPWDSPLDLEARHRGTSVYFPDQVVPMFPERLSNGICSLNPKVDRLTLTAEMVFDAQGQRAEYDIYESVIRSNERMTYTAVKKILVDKDPELRRTYDYLLHDFELMEELCRRLMAVRAQNGSIDFDLPEPEIILDLQGQTTDIIREERHIAHRMIEEFMLAANRTVAEHMTELKIPFIYRIHDVPDPEKIHDFVQFIGSFGLRFANPKSGSDAGKIRPKAFQSVLDQVKGRPEERLINHVLLRSMKQAKYSTQNVGHFGLAFEDYTHFTSPIRRYPDLIVHRLVKELLHQKAFSAHRLDLLQKLLPEIAQTSSERERASMEAEREAVDLKKVRFLSDKEGEEYFGFITGVTAFGFFVELEEMFVEGLVHISSIPDDYYIYEEKQHRLIGRRRRRIFRLADRVKVRVEKVDLIKRQADFRLVDEGGKIISNERPAPPRRERGQKRRRGK from the coding sequence ATTCCGATCTTTCCATCACGCCAAGAAATCCTCAAACGGATCGAGAAACAGACCGCGCATCCCATGTTACTCCGAGAACTGATGCGCTCGCTCGGCATCCCGAAGAAACACCGCTCGGCGTTTCTCGCACGTTTGCAGGAAATCATACGAGACGGCGAGTTGGTCGAGATCAAGGACAACCGCTACGGCCTCCCCGGAAAGATGAACCTGGTGACCGGCCGACTTCAATGCCATCCGGACGGATTCGGGTTTGTTCTCTCCGAGAAAACCGGGGAGCCGGATCTCTTTATCGGCCGACGAAATATGCTGGAGGCGATGCACGGCGACCGCGTCGTGGCGAGGATCGAGGCGACCAAGGCGGACGGCCGACGGGAAGGACGGATCATCCGCGTCCTGGAACGGGGGATGACCCAGATCGTCGGCCGGTTTGAGTCGGGCCGGGAGTTCGGGTTCATCGTTCCCACCGAAAAGCGGATCGGCCGGGACGTGTATGTCAGCCCCGACAGCGCCGCCGGTGCGAAAGACGGCGACTTGGTCGTGGCCGAGATCGTGTCCTACCCCACCCAAAACCGGAACCCGGAAGGAAAAATCGTTCAGGTCCTGGGACAGGCCGGCGATCCCAAGATCGACACCGAGATGGTGATCGCCGAATTCGGTCTTCCCAAGGTGTTTCCCAAGAAGGTCCTCCTCGACACCGAGGCCGTTCCAGAAACGGTCGCGGCCGACGGCATCCGAACCCGGCGAGATCTTCGGAATCTCAACACCGTCACGATTGACGGCGAACGGGCGCGTGATTTCGACGACGCCGTTTCGGTCCAACGGCTGCCCCACGGCCGGATCCGGCTCTGGGTCCATATCGCCGATGTCGGCCATTACGTCCCCTGGGATTCCCCGCTCGATCTGGAGGCCCGCCACCGGGGCACGAGCGTCTATTTCCCCGACCAGGTCGTTCCGATGTTTCCCGAACGACTGTCGAACGGAATCTGCAGCCTCAATCCCAAGGTCGACCGGCTCACCCTGACGGCGGAGATGGTGTTTGACGCTCAAGGACAACGGGCGGAGTACGATATCTATGAAAGCGTCATCCGGAGCAACGAACGGATGACCTACACGGCCGTCAAGAAGATCCTGGTGGATAAGGACCCGGAATTGCGCCGGACGTATGATTATCTCCTTCATGATTTTGAGTTGATGGAAGAGCTCTGTCGCCGGCTCATGGCGGTCCGCGCGCAAAACGGAAGCATCGATTTCGACCTGCCCGAACCGGAGATTATTTTGGACCTCCAGGGCCAGACCACGGACATCATCCGCGAGGAACGCCATATCGCCCACCGGATGATCGAGGAATTCATGCTGGCGGCCAACCGGACCGTAGCCGAGCATATGACGGAACTGAAAATCCCGTTCATCTACCGCATTCATGACGTGCCGGACCCCGAAAAGATCCACGACTTCGTCCAGTTCATCGGAAGCTTCGGATTGCGGTTCGCAAATCCTAAATCCGGATCGGACGCCGGAAAAATCCGACCGAAGGCCTTTCAATCCGTTCTCGATCAGGTCAAGGGGCGGCCCGAGGAACGGCTGATCAATCATGTGCTGCTGCGATCGATGAAGCAGGCCAAATATTCGACCCAAAACGTCGGCCATTTCGGCCTGGCGTTCGAAGACTATACACACTTCACCTCGCCGATCCGACGGTATCCAGACCTGATCGTCCATCGTCTGGTCAAAGAGCTGCTTCATCAGAAGGCATTTTCGGCCCATCGCCTGGACCTGCTCCAAAAACTCCTGCCCGAAATCGCACAGACCAGCTCGGAACGTGAACGCGCGTCGATGGAGGCCGAGCGCGAGGCGGTGGACTTAAAGAAGGTCCGTTTTCTGTCGGACAAGGAAGGCGAGGAGTATTTCGGCTTCATCACGGGCGTGACGGCGTTCGGGTTCTTCGTCGAGTTGGAAGAAATGTTCGTGGAAGGGCTGGTCCATATCAGTTCGATCCCGGACGACTATTACATCTACGAAGAAAAGCAGCACCGACTGATAGGCCGCCGTCGCCGACGGATCTTCCGGCTCGCGGATCGCGTCAAGGTCCGGGTCGAAAAAGTGGACCTGATCAAACGCCAAGCCGACTTCCGGCTGGTGGATGAGGGCGGCAAAATAATTTCGAACGAGAGACCGGCGCCCCCGAGACGAGAGAGGGGGCAAAAAAGGAGGCGCGGAAAATAA
- a CDS encoding CoA-binding protein, which yields MANEEMCELPAYRVSDEEARRVMDRYKTIAVVGLSGNPEKPSHYVPKYLIEHGYTVIPVNPTAKGEILGQKVYAGLKDVPQKIEIVDIFRPPKDVPPIVEAAIAIGAKVVWMQEGIVNNAAAERAKAAGLTVIMDKCMMKVHRMR from the coding sequence ATGGCCAACGAAGAGATGTGCGAACTGCCGGCCTACCGGGTTTCGGACGAGGAAGCCCGCAGGGTGATGGACCGATACAAAACGATCGCGGTGGTCGGTCTGTCCGGCAATCCCGAAAAACCGAGTCACTATGTTCCGAAGTATCTTATAGAGCACGGCTACACCGTCATTCCGGTGAACCCGACGGCCAAGGGAGAAATCCTGGGTCAAAAAGTTTATGCCGGCCTGAAGGATGTTCCGCAGAAGATCGAGATCGTCGATATTTTCCGGCCGCCGAAAGATGTTCCTCCGATTGTGGAGGCCGCGATCGCCATCGGAGCGAAGGTGGTCTGGATGCAGGAGGGGATCGTGAACAACGCCGCGGCCGAGAGGGCCAAAGCCGCGGGCCTGACCGTCATCATGGACAAATGCATGATGAAGGTCCATCGCATGCGTTAG